From the genome of Acidimicrobiia bacterium:
GTCTGCGGGAAGGTCACCAGCATGCCCTCGATGGTCTCGAAGTCCATCGGGACGGTGGCGACCGTCGGGGCGATGCTTACCCCGGTGTCGCACGTGATCACGTCGATGTTCTGCAGCTGCGTCTCACCGAAGCGTTCGTCCACGAAGCCCGTGATCCGCAAATGATCGCCGACGTTTACGTCGAAGCCCCAGGTGTTGCGATGGGACACGAATATTCCATCCGAGGTGGCGGGATCACCGTCACCGACTGGATCCTGGAGGAAAAATCCACTCAACTCCGAGGACTTCTGCACGTCATGAGTGACGACGCCCTCGGTGGTGACCCATTGGTGTTCGAAGGGGCTGGAGTCGCCCGAACCCTGGATGTCGTAGATCGGGGTGAAGAGTTCACCGCATTGCCCGTCGACAGCCGCGGCCAGGCCGATCGGTAGTACGGCGGCGATGGTGGTGAGCGCCACGAACAGTCGTAGGCGGTTCCGTGTCACGTGCTCCTCCGTGGAGTCAGTGGGTGAATCCCTTGTTCCGCCCGGGACCCTAGCGAATCCGAGCGTGGTGGGTGAGAGGGCAGATCGCGGCTCGTGCCGACTACTAAGTACCAAGTACGGCCGTCGGCTGTGCCGACGGCCTCCCTACGCCGCTACCACTGCGGCGGCGTTCACGTACTCCACGCCGAGGTAGGCGGCGACGGCCGCGTTGGTGACCGAACCCCCGGCGACGTTGACGCCGGAGAGAAGCTCGGGGTGCCGCCGCGCGGCCTCGGGGAGTCCGTCGGCGACGGCGACCACGTACGGCAGCGTGGCGTTGGTGAGGGCGTACGTCGCCGTGTTCGGCACCGCTCCGGGGATGTTGCCCACGGCGTAGTGGATCACTCCGTGCACCTCGTAGACCGGGTCGCTGTGGGTGGTTTCGCGTGCCGTCTCGATGCAGCCGCCCTGGTCGATCGAGATGTCGACCATCACCGACCCGGGTCGCATCGCCGCCACGAGATCCTCGGTGACGACGATCGGCGCCCGGGCGCCCGGGACGAGGACCGCTCCGACGACGAGATCGGACTCGGCGACAAAGCGTTCGATCGCCAGGGTCGACGAGGTCACGGTGGTGAGGCGGCCCCAGCGCAGTTCCTCCAGGTGCCGGAGCGGCGCCACGTTGATGTCGAGGATCACCACCTGGGCGCCCATGCCCACGGCGATCATGGCGGCGTTGCGTCCGGCCATGCCGGCGCCGAGCACGGTGACCTTGCCGGGAGACACCCCGGGGACGCCACCGAGCAGCACTCCGCGACCGCCGCGGGGCCGCTCCAGGTAGTGGGCACCGGCCTGGACGGCCATCCTGCCGGCGATCTCACTCATCGGGGCGAGCAGTGGCAGGACACCGTTGGCCAGTTGCACGGTCTCGTAGGCGATCGCCGTGGCCCCCGACTCGATCAGAGCCCTGGCCTTATCCGGGTAGGCGGCGAGGTGGAGGTAGGTGAACAGCGTGTGCCGGGGTTCGAGCATGGAGATCTCGGACGGCTGCGGTTCCTTCACCTTGACGATCAGGTCGGCGCCGCCGAACACGTCTGCCGCCCCCGGGACGATCTCGGCGCCGACCGCTTCGTACGCGGCGTCGGTGATCGACGAGCCGGTTCCGGCGTCCCGTTCGACCAGGACGCGGTGACCCTTTACCACCAGCTCCCGCACCCCCACCGGGGTGAGGGCCACGCGGTACTCCTCGGTCTTTATCTCCCTCGGCACCCCGACGATCACGACGGTCTCCCTGACGATTGCACTACGGCTCCAAGATTGGCAGATTCGCGCGAGCCCGTGTTGGACACGTGAGCCGTGGCGCTGGTTACGGGAGGCGCAATTCGCGATTCGCGATTCGCGATTCGCAGGACGCGCCGGACCGTGTGTTGGCCTTTGGCTCTGACGGGCGACGGGCGACGGGCGACGGGCGACGGGCGACGGGCGACCGGTGACGGCTCCCTACCATCGCGTCTCCATGACCACTACCGCTGCCATCGTCCTCGCCGGTGGGCGATCCAGTCGTCTGGGTCGTCCAAAGCAACTCGTCGAGGTCGACGGCGTGCCGCTGCTCCAGCGGGTGGTCGACGCGGTTCGCTCCTGGCCGGTGGATCCGGTCGTCGTCGTGCTCGGCTCAGGTGCCGATGACATTCTCGAGGCCGTCGACTTCGGGGAGGCGATGGTTGCGGTCAACGACGATTGGGGGGAGGGCATCGCATCGTCGCTCCGGGTGGGGCTCGACATCCTGTCGCGAGATTCCAAACTGACTCACGCCCTGGTGGCGCTCGGCGACCAGCCGTCCATCCCCGACGACGTCCCGCAACGGCTGATCGAGGCGGCGATGGACACGACCAAGCAGGCGGTTGTCCCCGTGTATCGGTACGACCGGGGGAATCCGGTCCTCCTCGAGCGTTCGCTTTGGGAGCGGCTCATGGCCCTCGAAGGCGACACCGGCGCCTCGGCGTTCCTGGCCGCGCATCCGCGTGTCGTCGAGGAGGTCCGTTTCGACCACATGCCGCCGCGCGACATCGACACCGAATTCGACGTCGCCGACCTCGACTGAGGGGGTACGCGAACAGGTCGCTGGCTCCGTCAGGTTTCGGCTTGCCACAAGCCGAAACCTGATCCCGGAGCGAGCCTGTTCGCGTACCCCCTGAGCGCGCCACTCGTTGGGTCGGTAGTCTCGGCCCCCGTCCCGGGTAGGCCGCCCGGACGGTGAACAGACCGGGGCCGACTTGGGAAGGAGCGGGATGCCCTCCATCGCCAGCATCCACGGATTGGGGATCAGGCAAGCGACGACCCTGCGCAAGCACCGCATCCGAACGACCGAGGCCCTGCTGCGTCGCTCCTCGACCAAGGCGGCTCGCAAGCGGTTGGCCACCGAGACGAAGATCCCGGAGCCCTCCATCCTCGAGTGGGTGAACCGCGCCGACCTCATGCGGGTCAAGGGCATCGGCACCGAGTACTCGGACCTGCTGGAGGAGGCGGGCGTCGACACGGTGCGTGAACTCAAGACGCGCAAGCCCGCCAACCTCCACGCCGCCATGGTCGCCGCCAACGACAGGCGGCGTCTGGTGCGTCGACTCCCCACCGTGGAGATGGTCGAGAAGTGGGTCTCCGAGGCTGCGTCGCTGGCTCCGATGGTCAAGTACTGAGGGGCGAGGAACGAGTAGCGAGGGGCGAGGGCACC
Proteins encoded in this window:
- the ald gene encoding alanine dehydrogenase, giving the protein MIVGVPREIKTEEYRVALTPVGVRELVVKGHRVLVERDAGTGSSITDAAYEAVGAEIVPGAADVFGGADLIVKVKEPQPSEISMLEPRHTLFTYLHLAAYPDKARALIESGATAIAYETVQLANGVLPLLAPMSEIAGRMAVQAGAHYLERPRGGRGVLLGGVPGVSPGKVTVLGAGMAGRNAAMIAVGMGAQVVILDINVAPLRHLEELRWGRLTTVTSSTLAIERFVAESDLVVGAVLVPGARAPIVVTEDLVAAMRPGSVMVDISIDQGGCIETARETTHSDPVYEVHGVIHYAVGNIPGAVPNTATYALTNATLPYVVAVADGLPEAARRHPELLSGVNVAGGSVTNAAVAAYLGVEYVNAAAVVAA
- a CDS encoding DUF4332 domain-containing protein — translated: MPSIASIHGLGIRQATTLRKHRIRTTEALLRRSSTKAARKRLATETKIPEPSILEWVNRADLMRVKGIGTEYSDLLEEAGVDTVRELKTRKPANLHAAMVAANDRRRLVRRLPTVEMVEKWVSEAASLAPMVKY
- a CDS encoding nucleotidyltransferase family protein; translated protein: MTTTAAIVLAGGRSSRLGRPKQLVEVDGVPLLQRVVDAVRSWPVDPVVVVLGSGADDILEAVDFGEAMVAVNDDWGEGIASSLRVGLDILSRDSKLTHALVALGDQPSIPDDVPQRLIEAAMDTTKQAVVPVYRYDRGNPVLLERSLWERLMALEGDTGASAFLAAHPRVVEEVRFDHMPPRDIDTEFDVADLD